GGCCGCGAAGGCGCAGGGCGGCGTCGTCGTGATGGGCGGCGAGCGGCTCGACCTTCCGGGCGGCTGCTACGTGACGCCGTGCATCGTCGAGGCGAACGCGGCGATGCCGATCGTCGCCGAGGAGACGTTCGCGCCGATCCTCTACGTGCTGAAGTACCGCGCGTTCGAGGAGGCGATCGCCCTGCAGAACGGCGTGCCGCAGGGCCTCTCCAGCGCCATCGTCACCAACGACCTGCGCGAGAGCGAGCTGTTCCTCTCCGCCGCGGGCAGCGACTGCGGCATCGCCAACGTCAACACCGGCACCAGCGGCGCGGAGATCGGCGGCGCGTTCGGCGGCGAGAAGGAGACCGGCGGCGGGCGCGAGTGCGGCTCGGACGCCTGGAAGGCCTACATGCGCCGCCAGACCAACGTCGTGAACTTCAGCGGCTCGATCGAGCTGGCCCAAGGCATCCGGCTGGAGATCTAGGACGGGTTCCTCCGCGCCGCATCCCCTCGCGGGAAGCCGGCGCGTAACTCCGCCGCACCGCGGGCGCCGCGGTGCGGCGGGCCGACGCGATCACCGCAACTGCAGCGTCGCCTTCTGGACGCCGACGATCTTCCCGCCCTTGGTGTACGTGACGGTGTAGTCGGCCTTGGCGCCGCCGGTGTCGATGGACGCCTCGACGTCCAGCTTCCAGTCGGGAAGGGACCCGACCGTCGCGCGGCCCGTCGTTCCCTTCTTGAGCGCGATGCGCGGGCTGGCCAGCAGCGCGCCCGACTGCAGATCGACGATCCTCGCCGTGCAGACGACGGCGTCCGCGGCGCTCTTGTCCGGCGCGAACGACACCGCGACCTCCAGCCCCGGGGCCTGCGGGACGGGCCCCGCGGCCAACGCGACGCCCGCGACCGTCGAGCAGAGACCGGCGACCAAAACCAGAATCACCCCCACGAGCTTCCGCGCACTCATCTTGCCCCTCCGTTCGTTTCCGTCGTGCGCACCATCGCGCCGGTCAAGCGTAGCGCATAGCCGTCGATATTGCTCGGCAGCGTCGCCGTCACGAAGCGATCCAGAAGGCGGCGAGGAGTATCTGCGGCGCGAGAATCCGGAGGCACATGGTCAGCGGATAGACCGCCGTGTAGGCCGTGGCTTGCGCGTCGGACGGATAGATGTCGTTCGCGTAGGCCAAGGCCGGCGGATCGGTCATGCTCCCGGCGAGGACGCCGCAGATCGTCAGGTAGTTGATCTTGAAGACGGCGCGGGCGACCAGACCGACGGCGACGATCGGCAGGAACGTCACGAGCGCCCCGCACGCCATCCAGGTCAGGCCGGCACCGTGGAAGACGGTCGTGAAGAAGCTCTTGCCGGCGAAGAGGCCGACGCAGGACATGAACATCGTGATGCCGATCTCGCGGATGGCGTTCGTGACGGCCGGCGGCATGTACCAGACGACGGGGCCGATGTGCCCGATGCACGACAGAAGAATGGCGACGATCACCGGCCCACCGGCCAGCCCCAGCTTGACGGACGCGGGGAGGCCGGGAACGAACAGCGGAACGCTCCCCAATGCCACGCCGAGCAGGAGACCGAGGAAGATCGGGACGATCGGCGTGCGCTGCAGCGCCTTGGCGTCGTTGCCGATCGCCTCCGCGAAGACGTCCAGCTTGTCCTGTTCGCCGACGCAGACGATCTGGTCGCCGAACTGCAGCGTGACGGCGGCGTCGGGAACCAGCTCGACGCCGGCCCTCGTCAGGCGCGTGATCGTCACGCCGTACTCGGCGGCGCGCGAGATGCTCGAGCCGAGCGTCTGCGGGCGCGTGACGAGGAATCGGCGCGCCTTGACCCGGCTCGGCATCTCCTGCAGCCTGGCCGCCGACTCCCGGCCGAGATTGTCGCGGAACTCGGCGAGCTTGTTGCGCGGCCCAACGGCCAGCACGGTGTCCCCTGCGGCGAAGCTCTCGTCCATGCCGGCGACCCGCTGCACGCCCCTCCGCATCAGCCGGCTGACGACGATCTTCCGCTTCCGCACGTGCTCGAGGTCGCCGATGCTCTTGCCGATCACGTCGGGCGCGTGGACGTCGATGTTCATCGCTTCGACCGGCTGCGGCTCGGGCCTCATCTTCCGTTGCCACGCGTCGCCGTCGGCCTGCGCGTCGATCCGAAAGACGCGGCGCACCAACCCCATGGCCAGCAGAATGCCCACGATGCCGAAGGGGTAGGCGACGGCGTAGGCCTGGCCGGGCAGCGCGACCTGCGCCGGCGCCGCCCGCAGCTCCTTCAGCATCTCCGTGCCGGCGGCGAGCGCCGGCGTGTTGGTCGTGCCGCCGGCCAGCAGGCCGACGACGACTTCGAGCGGGATCCCGAAGAGGAAGTGCGCGCCGGCCGCGATCAGCCCGCCGAGGACGACGATCGACGCAGCGAGGGCGTTCGCGAGGACGCCCTCCTTCTTGAACGCCTGGAAGAAGCCCGGCCCGACCATGATGCCGATCGCGTAGACGAAGAGGATGAGTCCGAAGTCGCGGGCGAACTCCATCGTCGCCGCTTCCATCTTGAGGCCGAAGTGCCCGAAGACGATTCCGACGAACAGCGGTCCCGCGATTCCGAGCCGCACCGATCCGATCTTCGCGGTGCCGAGCGCCGCGCCGACGACGGCGACGAGGCTCATGACGACGACGCTGTTGGCCACGCCTTGGCCGCCGAACAAGAGGTTATGTATCCAGTCCATGTTCCGTTCCTTCCGGGCCGGGGCACGATGAAGCCGTCGCCGGGCGAACCGCGTGGGGGCGACGAGGCGGCGATCGCGGACGCGTTCGACGACGCGCCGAAGAACGACTCTCGGGCGCGGCGGCGCGGGACGGTCGCGCGACGAAACGCGACTCGCGCGGCACAACGGGACGATCGGCATCGCTCCTCCCCTCCGGGGGAAACGAACGGGGGGAACGGCATGCGGACGCAGTGCGGAGGGAAGGCGCGGCCGACGTCGCGCTCCGCAGCATCCCACCGGGACACCCCGCCCGAGGACACCTTTGGCTGCTACGGCAGGTCTCCTGGCTCGCGGGTCGTCGCTTCCGTCCGACCTTCCCAAAACCCGAAGGCTCAGTGGCGTGAATGGACGGGAACTCGCCGCTTACAGTTGCGGGGGCAGCGCCGGCGTTGCACCGGCTTCCCTCTTGGCTTCGGACGGCGCTCCGTCCGAAGAACCGTAACGCGGGCGAGTATCACATCCTGCCTCGCGGCCGGCAAACCGGCCGCTGCATGGTCGTGGGCGCGGCCGTCGCCCTGAATGGCGCCAGTCTTCGAACGGACGATAGCTTGCCGACTTCCGTGAACCCCGCCCCGCACGTCCAACGTGATCAGGCTGGCGTCGAAAGCTGAAAGCCCCCCCCGCCTGCTCCGCGCGATCGATGCAGCCGCTCCCCCGTGCAGATTCCAAGGCGGCGCAC
The sequence above is drawn from the bacterium genome and encodes:
- a CDS encoding putative transporter, giving the protein MDWIHNLLFGGQGVANSVVVMSLVAVVGAALGTAKIGSVRLGIAGPLFVGIVFGHFGLKMEAATMEFARDFGLILFVYAIGIMVGPGFFQAFKKEGVLANALAASIVVLGGLIAAGAHFLFGIPLEVVVGLLAGGTTNTPALAAGTEMLKELRAAPAQVALPGQAYAVAYPFGIVGILLAMGLVRRVFRIDAQADGDAWQRKMRPEPQPVEAMNIDVHAPDVIGKSIGDLEHVRKRKIVVSRLMRRGVQRVAGMDESFAAGDTVLAVGPRNKLAEFRDNLGRESAARLQEMPSRVKARRFLVTRPQTLGSSISRAAEYGVTITRLTRAGVELVPDAAVTLQFGDQIVCVGEQDKLDVFAEAIGNDAKALQRTPIVPIFLGLLLGVALGSVPLFVPGLPASVKLGLAGGPVIVAILLSCIGHIGPVVWYMPPAVTNAIREIGITMFMSCVGLFAGKSFFTTVFHGAGLTWMACGALVTFLPIVAVGLVARAVFKINYLTICGVLAGSMTDPPALAYANDIYPSDAQATAYTAVYPLTMCLRILAPQILLAAFWIAS